From a region of the Coffea arabica cultivar ET-39 chromosome 3e, Coffea Arabica ET-39 HiFi, whole genome shotgun sequence genome:
- the LOC140038579 gene encoding WAT1-related protein At5g64700-like: MVAVKKWIKDGRFALAMLIVQLISGVLQILARVIFSQGAFVYAYLFYRHVVGAICTAPPALYRERDGGKKLSWRIFFWLFVDGLTGMTIALGLFCYGLADTTATYATNFLTLIPVVTFLLSVILRVEKLQLHTIVGKMKTLSAILCLVGALVIALYKGKAFHIIHSSREQHIVMEKVKPHNWTRGTIFLIGSCLSNALWFISQGKLFELYPYKFWATFYTCTIASVQQAIIGLCIDRSKEAWQLGWNLQLFTIFFSGVLATALSFCVISWAVAERGPTYPAMFTPLRLLSVTIGEVVFLNEALSVGGLLGMCFMIVGIYSFLLAKNKEMKIKTTNAGSESQSVEPTLESI; encoded by the exons ATGGTGGCTGTGAAGAAATGGATTAAGGATGGAAGATTTGCGCTTGCAATGCTAATCGTGCAACTTATCAGTGGCGTACTACAAATTCTGGCTAGAGTAATATTCAGTCAAGGAGCCTTTGTTTATGCTTACTTGTTTTATCGACATGTTGTAGGTGCAATTTGTACTGCTCCTCCTGCCCTCTACCGCGAAAG AGATGGTGGAAAGAAGTTGAGTTGGCGCATTTTCTTCTGGCTCTTCGTGGATGGATTAACCGG GATGACCATTGCGTTGGGACTTTTTTGTTACGGCCTAGCAGACACCACTGCGACGTATGCAACAAACTTCCTTACCCTCATTCCTGTGGTCACCTTTCTCTTGTCCGTAATTCTAAG AGTGGAAAAATTGCAGCTACATACCATAGTTGGCAAGATGAAGACTTTGAGTGCAATACTGTGTCTTGTTGGCGCACTGGTTATTGCTTTGTATAAAGGGAAAGCCTTCCACATCATCCACAGCAGTAGGGAGCAACATATCGTAATGGAAAAGGTCAAGCCTCATAACTGGACTCGTGGAACCATATTTCTAATTGGCAGCTGCTTATCTAATGCTTTATGGTTCATATCACAG GGAAAGTTATTCGAACTATATCCTTATAAGTTTTGGGCAACGTTTTATACTTGCACCATTGCCTCAGTGCAACAAGCAATTATAGGGTTGTGCATCGACAGATCCAAGGAAGCTTGGCAATTGGGATGGAATCTACAGTTGTTTACAATCTTTTTCTCG GGAGTTTTGGCTACGGCTTTATCTTTTTGCGTGATTTCTTGGGCTGTAGCAGAACGAGGGCCTACTTATCCCGCGATGTTCACTCCACTGCGTCTGCTTTCTGTGACAATTGGAGAAGTTGTCTTCCTCAACGAAGCATTGAGTGTTGGAGG CTTACTTGGTATGTGTTTTATGATCGTTGGTATATATTCTTTCCTATTGGCAAAGAATAAGGAGATGAAAATCAAGACAACAAATGCTGGATCAGAAAGTCAATCTGTAGAGCCTACACTTGAATCAATATAG